In the Candidatus Methanosuratincola sp. genome, TTCTCTCCCCCCGGGGCTGGCGTTCGTCGTGGCGGTAAACAGATCGCTCGCTTCTGCCGACCGTTTCCGCGGGGCTGGGTTGAATGTGGTGGAGTTCGATCACGAAGTGCCCCTCAGGCCAATACTCGAGCTGCTCGAGGCTGCCGAGAAGTCGATCCTTGAGGAGGAGTCAAAAAAACTGCGCAACTTAGAATTTGAGCCAACCGCAGACGTGGTCGATCTCATGGAGACTGCTGTTGGGATGGGGGTCTCCTGCGAGACCCTTATAGGCAGGATAGGAGAATCCCCGCCCAAAGGGTACTTGCTCGCAGGGAAGTACCTGATCTCAGAGCGCATGGTAAGCGAGTTGCTAAGTATACTCTCATCAGAGCGGAGCCTCAGCGCTGTTGAGAAGAGATTCAAAGCTCTAGGCATCAAAGATGTGTTTCCGGTTCTGGATGGGCTCGGCTATTCCGTCAAGTGGGCTGGTCTGTCGCCTGAGTCAGCCGAGATCGTCAAAAAGTGATGTTAATTTGTAAGACTGGTGCTCTGGCCGGGATTTGAACCCGGGTCACTGGCTGTCTCCGCCTATGGGCTCGAAAGGCCAGTATACTTGACCGGACTATACGACCAGAGCATCAGCGCACTTAATTCCTGCTCACCTTAATAATTTTTTGGAATCATCCTTTTAATATGCATCAACGATTGAACATCTGGATTTTTCCTATGAGCTTCTGCTTACCGGAAAAAAGTTATTAGTAGAATAGGAATTTGAAATCTTGAATGCGGGGGTCGCCAAGTCAGGTTAAAGGCGCAGGGCTTAGGACCCTGTGGCGAAGGCCTTCGTGGGTTCGAATCCCACTCCCCGCACCAGCCGTAAACCTAGAATTGTTTTTGTCGGAGGTAAATTTTTCGCTTCCAATCAAAAATGACCATATAATTCATTATTTTTGCTGATTATTTCTTCGGCTATAAGAAATATTAAAATATAAAATTTTGCATATTAAAAATGAGCATGTATGCCAAAATTAACCGAGATTGAGGGAATCGGAGAAGCCTTTTCGGTAAAACTGAAAGAGCTGGGGATCACGACCACAGAACAGCTGCTCGAGGCAGGATCCACCAAAAAGGGCAGGGATGAGCTCGCTGAGAAATCGGGGATCTCACCAAAACTGATCCTGAAATGGGTCAACAGGGCAGACCTCTTCAGGGTTAAGGGCATCGGTCAGGAATATTCTGATCTTCTTGAGGCTGCCGGCGTCGACACTGTTGTAGAGCTCGGAACAAGGAATGCTAGTAACCTGTACTCAAAGCTTGTCGAAGTCAATAATGCGAAAAACCTTGTGAGAAAGCTGCCTAGCTTAGAAGTCATTAAGGACTGGATCGAGCAGGCTAAGAAACTTCCAAGGAAAATTGAGTACTGAGCTCCGCTATTTTTTTCTTTTTTCTTTGGGGCGAAGTCGCTCCCTGGGGAATCAAATTTACCGTCGTCATTCCATTTACTTCATATGCAGAGAATACTAATTAAACCGAAACTTGCTATATTATGGAAAAATAGCTTCCGAGAAACACTCAATAGTTAAGATAGCTAAAGATTTGCCTGTAGAAATGATTGAAAACCTACGCGACAGCAGGCGAGGAAGCCGTCGGATTAACTTTTTTAGACATCCGAAATTCCGCTACCGCCGTCTAACCCTCTGGTATTCAGACAAAATCTCACCGAACACGCTGATAAAGTACCTGCACGCCCTGTCGAGCTCTTCCATCCCGTGCTCCGAGAGCGAGTACCTGGTCTCCCTCCCTGCCCTTTCCATCTTGACCAGCCCCCTCCTCCTGAGCTCCTTGAGCGCCGGATAGATTGTGCCCGGAGTGGGGGCTCTCCCTTTTCTCCGTGCGATCTCCCTGCAGATCTCCTGGCCGTTCATCGTTCGTCTTGAGAGAAGCCAGAGTATCTGGAAAGACAGCATCCCCCTCATGTCGCAGCAGCGCGGGATCTCGGGGCAACAGCCGCTCATGGAGTAATGTCGTACGCCCAATAATATTTAAGTAGTTCCCCAAATATAGGATGACCAATATTGGTGGAAGCGATGCGCAGTAACGTAAAGGGTTTTGTCAGAAAGAAGTACGGACAGATTGCGGCGTCTGGCAGCGCATGCTGCCCCTCATGCGGCTGCGGAGTCCCAGATCGGCGCACGCGTGTTGATTTGTACTCGGATGACGAATTGAATGCGGCCCCTCCCGAATCGAGGATGGGCCTCGGGTGCGGAAACCCCGTTGCTTACGCCGGTATCAGGCTGGGCGAGGTCGTGCTGGATCTTGGATCCGGCGGCGGCATGGACGTTTTCCTGGCAGCGCGGAGAACAGGACCTAGCGGAAGGGTAATTGGAGTTGACATGACCGATGAGATGTTGCGGCGTGCCAGCGAGGCGTCAAAAAGGCACGGGTTCACGAATGTCGAGTTCAGGAAGGGCGAGATCGAGGCCCTCCCTCTGGAGGACTCGTCGGTCGATGTCGTGATCAGCAACTGCGTGATAAACCTCTCCACGGACAAGGCGCGCGTCTTCAGGGAGATTTACCGGGTCCTGAAGCCGGGAGGGAGAATGGTGGTCTCAGACATCGTGACCAAGGGCGAGCTCCCCGAGGATCTCAGGAACAGTCCAGATGCTTGGGCCGCTTGCATTGCCGGTGCCCTCGATAAGGACCGATACCTCGGTCTGGTGAGCGAATCAGGCCTTACAGGCACGTCGATATTGGCTGAATTCGGTCAATCCGAGGGATTGCCAGAAGGTGTAGCCGGTAAGCTAATCAGCATAACTGTTTATGCGGAAAAACCGAGGTCATGACCTGATCCGTATTCCTACTCTACCTTTATTTCCACTCTATTTTTCCAAAACTACGAGGCACGCAACAGCGCAGGGAATTCTGCTCAATAACCTAGAAACGGTTAAAAGTAGCGTATTCCAAGCGAATAGCGACCAAGGAGGGGCTGATATGGGGGGCGATGCATCCAATGGAGAGTCCGACGAAACCGGAAGAATCAGTGTGCGTGCCCCCCTCCATAAAGACTGAAGAGCTGGCTGCCCTCCCTCTCGAAGAGGTCCTATCGAGGCTGCGGACAAGCCAGCGGGGCCTCAGTTCAGAAGAAGCCGGATTCAGGCTGCAGTTCTGCGGAAGGAACGAGCTTGCAAAAGGTAAGAAGCATTCCGCGGTAGTTGAGTTCCTCTCCCACTTCAAGAGTCCTCTCATCGTGATCCTGATCTTCGCCGCGGTCCTGTCTGGCGCACTAGGGGAGCTGATCAACACGGGAATTATACTCTCAATCGTCTTGATCAGCGTCATACTTGACTACTACCAGGAGGCAAAGGCTGAGCGGGCCGCCCAGCTTTTGAAGGAAAAGGTGACCACAACTGCCACCGTGTTGAGGGACTCAAAGAAGCAGGAAGTTAGTCTTGCCGAGATCGTACCTGGAGATGTGATCTACCTCTCGGCTGGCGACATCGTTCCGGCGGACGCGAGGGTAATCGCTGCCAAAGACCTCTTCATAAACCAGTCTACCCTGACCGGCGAGTCAATCCCCGTCGAGAAGATGCCGGTGGAAGCGCCATCAGGCACCGGAACGACAGGCGAATGGCCGAATATCCTCTTCATGGGGACCTCCGTGGTGAGCGGCACCGGGAAAGCAGTCGTTGTCAGGACGGGTGTAAACACCGAGTTCGGGAAGATAGCAAAGAGGCTCGTTGCTAGTGCACCAGAGACCGACTTCGAGAGGGGGCTGAGGGGCTTCGGCTTCATGATCATGCAGGTCACATTCGTGCTCGTGATCTTTGTTTTCTTCATCAACGCCCTCTTCAAGCGAGACATACTCGAGTCCCTCCTCTTCTCGGTCGCACTGGCAGTAGGACTCACGCCAGAGCTCCTCCCGATGATTCTCTCTGTCAATCTCTCGAACGGCGCCCTCTCGATGTCAAAGAAGGGGGTCATAGTCAAGCGCCTTTCGTCGATCCAGAACTTTGGGACGATGGACGTGCTCTGCACCGACAAGACTGGGACGCTCACAGAGAACAAGATAAAACTGGTCCTCCAT is a window encoding:
- a CDS encoding DUF4332 domain-containing protein → MPKLTEIEGIGEAFSVKLKELGITTTEQLLEAGSTKKGRDELAEKSGISPKLILKWVNRADLFRVKGIGQEYSDLLEAAGVDTVVELGTRNASNLYSKLVEVNNAKNLVRKLPSLEVIKDWIEQAKKLPRKIEY
- a CDS encoding PadR family transcriptional regulator gives rise to the protein MSGCCPEIPRCCDMRGMLSFQILWLLSRRTMNGQEICREIARRKGRAPTPGTIYPALKELRRRGLVKMERAGRETRYSLSEHGMEELDRACRYFISVFGEILSEYQRVRRR
- the arsM gene encoding arsenite methyltransferase codes for the protein MRSNVKGFVRKKYGQIAASGSACCPSCGCGVPDRRTRVDLYSDDELNAAPPESRMGLGCGNPVAYAGIRLGEVVLDLGSGGGMDVFLAARRTGPSGRVIGVDMTDEMLRRASEASKRHGFTNVEFRKGEIEALPLEDSSVDVVISNCVINLSTDKARVFREIYRVLKPGGRMVVSDIVTKGELPEDLRNSPDAWAACIAGALDKDRYLGLVSESGLTGTSILAEFGQSEGLPEGVAGKLISITVYAEKPRS